In Triticum urartu cultivar G1812 chromosome 6, Tu2.1, whole genome shotgun sequence, the following proteins share a genomic window:
- the LOC125515355 gene encoding protein FAR1-RELATED SEQUENCE 5-like, giving the protein MESMTSGALSIGSTTAMGVEDDANSFAMGTIQQVENNENSYHTPTRTSSLPFCGSRYEPECDPNLQPVIGMQFDTWEEGMTFYKMYAHEVGFSVRTWTTHKDEHGVLWKRFVCAREGWRKEAPEEERIKPKRKFKLTRCGCEAMIGLRRQDDGKYKVARFVQSHTHQLISPSKRHLIKSNREVSSELRSKLLTCHKAMVGTSAAYRLLSVEKGCPENVGCTKRDFQNSHRDFKRAIKGADGQIIVDIMKSKQAANPAFYFDYQVDENDKLINIFWADSICRKNYSLFGEVVSFDSTYRFNRVKRTGGSTTSRSESENAFFRHFANRNLALIEFWVRFETALEEQRQEELQEDNASLHTLPMLETCWSIESHGRDVYTHEVFAEFQRQVVAARDYCHVKSIVQVGEVRTIGISSKSGKVRVVSFNTSTKAAHCSCSMFESLGIICRHIIVVLKNEGCNEIPSQYVLHRWTKMAARQLSYDANGHELEGPSTCLSPTIKKLYSETCSKFSLALHAAKHCEEKMRYFHKVVGDAFTQLEQMGAISEQSKVQEFESFVGTSFPSVISIHPPDVANTKGSGKRLKRGSEQTVNQKKKRANSIQKVPDK; this is encoded by the exons ATGGAGTCCATGACAAGTGGTGCTCTAAGTATTGGGTCAACTACGGCAATGGGAGTTGAAGATGATGCCAACAGCTTTGCCATG GGCACGATCCAGCAGGTCGAAAACAATGAAAATAGCTACCACACGCCAACACGAACTAGCAGTCTTCCGTTTTGT GGGTCAAGATATGAGCCGGAGTGTGATCCTAACTTACAGCCCGTAATTGGTATGCAATTTGACACTTGGGAGGAAGGTATGACATTCTACAAAATGTATGCTCATGAAGTCGGGTTCTCGGTTCGCACATGGACGACACACAAAGATGAACATGGCGTACTATGGAAGAGGTTTGTTTGTGCTAGGGAGGGTTGGAGAAAGGAGGCCCCAGAAGAGGAAAGGATAAAACCTAAACGAAAATTCAAGTTAACCAGGTGTGGTTGTGAGGCTATGATTGGACTGAGGAGGCAGGATGATGGCAAATATAAGGTTGCCCGGTTTGTTCAATCACACACTCACCAACTTATTTCGCCAAGTAAGAGACATCTCATCAAGTCAAATAGGGAAGTAAGTAGTGAGTTGAGGAGCAAACTACTTACATGTCATAAAGCAATGGTTGGCACATCTGCAGCATATCGCTTGCTTAGTGTAGAGAAGGGGTGTCCGGAAAATGTGGGCTGCACAAAGCGTGACTTCCAAAACTCTCACCGTGATTTTAAAAGAGCAATTAAGGGAGCAGATGGGCAGATCATAGTAGATATAATGAAAAGTAAGCAGGCTGCCAATCCAGCATTCTATTTTGATTACCAAGTCGACGAGAATGACAAACTTATAAATATTTTCTGGGCGGATAGCATATGCAGAAAGAACTACTCATTGTTTGGTGAAGTTGTGTCTTTTGACTCAACATATCGATTTAATAG agtaaaaaggaccggagggagtactacatcAAGATCTGAGAGTGAGAATGCATTCTTCAGACACTTCGCCAACCGAAATCTTGCATTGATTGAGTTTTGGGTCAGGTTTGAAACAGCTTTAGAGGAACAGCGGCAAGAAGAATTGCAAGAAGACAATGCCAGCCTTCATACACTACCTATGCTCGAGACTTGTTGGAGTATCGAGAGTCATGGTAGAGATGTTTATACTCATGAGGTTTTTGCTGAATTTCAACGTCAGGTGGTGGCTGCAAGGGATTATTGTCATGTTAAATCAATTGTCCAGGTTGGTGAGGTCCGGACCATTGGTATTAGCAGCAAGAGTGGTAAAGTTAGAGTAGTTAGTTTCAACACTAGTACTAAGGCAGCACACTGTTCTTGTAGTATGTTCGAATCACTGGGTATCATCTGCCGTCACATCATTGTTGTCCTAAAGAATGAGGGGTGTAATGAAATTCCTAGTCAATATGTGTTGCATAGGTGGACTAAAATGGCAGCACGTCAGCTTTCCTATGACGCCAACGGACATGAGCTAGAAGGCCCATCTACATGTCTTTCACCTACCATAAAAAAGTTGTACTCGGAAACATGTTCAAAATTTAGCTTGGCACTTCATGCGGCGAAACATTGTGAGGAGAAAATGAGATATTTTCACAAGGTTGTTGGTGATGCCTTCACGCAATTGGAACAGATGGGTGCCATTAGTGAGCAAAGTAAAGTTCAAGAATTTGAATCCTTCGTCGGAACATCATTCCCAAGTGTGATCAGTATTCATCCACCAGATGTAGCAAACACAAAAGGGAGTGGTAAGAGATTgaaaaggggttcagagcaaacAGTGAACCAAAAGAAGAAGAG GGCAAATAGCATCCAAAAGGTTCCTGATAAGTAG